A stretch of Agelaius phoeniceus isolate bAgePho1 chromosome 37, bAgePho1.hap1, whole genome shotgun sequence DNA encodes these proteins:
- the LOC129134006 gene encoding uncharacterized protein LOC129134006 yields the protein MAGAAPPAGAPEHPFTCRECGKSFRWSSRLAHHLRSHTGERPYKCPECPKAFKGSSALLYHLRGHTGERPYTCSTCGKSFKRSSLLQTHLRVHTGLRAFRCAQCGLTFKWASHYQYHLRQHSGERPYRCPTCPKAFKNSSSLRRHRHTHTGERPHTCDTCGKGFAQATNLRQHLRVHTGERPYTCATCGKSFTHSSNLHLHRRTHGPAPQCPACATPLASRACPQRHLQGPAPPGAASPEPLWRPLGLTCAEQEATATPATPPAPPHRCLTCGKSFKNGSGLARHLPGHERPRAPPAPGEAEAPAPPERPYRCGECGKAFKGSSGLRYHLRDHTGERPYTCATCGKSFKRSSLLQTHLRVHTGLRAFRCAQCGLTFKWASHYQYHLRQHSGERPYRCPTCPKAFKNSSSLRRHRHTHTGERPHTCDTCGKGFAQATNLRQHLRVHTGERPYTCATCGKSFTHSSNLHLHRRTHSAARPFRCPTCPKAFVMAAYLQRHLRTHGPAPRRAPGGATPGAAAPVPAGAYLVLPGPGGASPRKVLLVAATPGHARPHLAQVGRGQRTWQSVLLLPGAGREGTAAGLRLQVAEVAGVAGVTGVTGVTGVTGVTGVTGVTGVTGVTGVGVTGVTGAGVTGMTGVGVTGVTGVPGVAGLTGMTGVTSPGVTGMTGVGVPGVTGVGVTGVTGVTGLTGVAGVGVAGVTGVTGVQLQVLPVATEVTSVQGGELTGVTGVGVTGVTGVTGVTGVPGVTGVGVTGVPGVGVTSVTGVGMTGVTGVTNAGVRGVGVAGVTGVTNAGVTGLTGVTGVTGLTGVTGVTGVQLQVLPVPSEVTSVQLQAGEVTNVQLQVLPPPPPGATNVQLQVLPAPPEVTNVQLCTGEVANVQLQVLPPPPPGGTGVQLQAGEVTNVQLQVLPPPPEVANVQLQVLPPPPGGTGVQLQAGEVTNVQLQALPLSSGVTNVQLQVLPPPAGGTNVQLQTGEVANVQLQVLPPLAGGTGVQLQATELPSVHLETTEVTDVHLDISEVPSAHLEPTQMTDVHLGTTEVTDVHLETSGVTNGHLDTTELPSVHLKTSEMTNGHLDTTEVTDVHLETMEVTNVHLEPTEVTNGHVDVSEVTDVYLETSEVTDVHQQTTEVTDVHLDTTEVNDVHLDTMEVTDVHLETSEVTKGHLDTREVTDVHLDTNEMTDAHLDTMEVTDVHLETSEMTDGHLEPTQMTDVHLDTTEVTDVHLATSELPSVHLETSEVPNVHLETMEEVPSAHLDTSELPSAHLDMSEVPSAHLEVPSAHLDMSEVPSAHLEVPSAHLDVSEVPNAHLEVPSAHLDMSEVPSAHLEVPSAHLETPEEVPGAHLDTSKVPGAHLEPTEVHLEPP from the exons ATGGCGGGCGCGGCGCCCCCCGCAGGTGCCCCCGAGCACCCCTTCACCTGCCGGGAGTGCGGCAAATCCTTCCGCTGGTCCTCGCGCCTGGCGCATCACCTGCGCAGCCACACAGGTGAGCGCCCCTACAAGTGCCCCGAGTGCCCCAAGGCCTTCAAGGGCTCCTCCGCCCTCCTCTATCACCTGCGGGGCCACACAGGTGAGCGCCCCTACACCTGCTCCACCTGCGGCAAGAGCTTCAAGCGCTCCTCGCTGCTGCAGACTCACCTGCGCGTGCACACGGGGCTGCGCGCCTTCAGGTGCGCCCAGTGCGGCCTCACCTTCAAGTGGGCGTCGCACTACCAGTACCACCTGCGGCAGCACTCAGGTGAGCGGCCCTACCGCTGCCCCACCTGCCCCAAGGCCTTCAAGAACTCCTCCAGCCTGCGGCGCCACCGCCACACGCACACAGGTGAGCGCCCGCACACCTGCGACACCTGCGGCAAGGGCTTCGCCCAGGCCACCAACCTGCGGCAGCACCTGCGGGTGCACACGGGCGAGCGGCCGTACACCTGCGCCACCTGCGGCAAGAGCTTCACGCACTCGTCCAACCTGCACCTGCACCGGCGCACGCACGGCCCCGCCCCGCAATGCCCCGCCTGCGCCACGCCCTTGGCCTCGCGCGCCTGCCCGCAGCGGCACCTGCagggccccgccccgcccggcgccgccTCACCTGAGCCGCTCTGGAGGCCGCTGGGGCTCACCTGTGCCGAGCAGGAGGCGACGGCGACGCCGGCCACGCCCCCGGCTCCGCCCCACCGCTGCCTCACCTGCGGCAAGAGCTTCAAGAACGGCTCGGGGCTGGCGCGACACCTGCCCGGCCACGAGCGGCCCAGAGCCCCGCCCGCGCCAGGTGAGGCCGaggcgccggccccgcccgaGCGGCCGTACAGGTGCGGCGAGTGCGGCAAGGCCTTCAAGGGCTCCTCGGGGCTGCGCTACCACCTGCGCGACCACACAGGTGAGCGCCCCTACACCTGCGCCACCTGCGGCAAGAGCTTCAAGCGCTCCTCGCTGCTGCAGACTCACCTGCGCGTGCACACGGGGCTGCGCGCCTTCAGGTGCGCCCAGTGCGGCCTCACCTTCAAGTGGGCGTCGCACTACCAGTACCACCTGCGGCAGCACTCAGGTGAGCGGCCCTACCGCTGCCCCACCTGCCCCAAGGCCTTCAAGAACTCCTCCAGCCTGCGGCGCCACCGCCACACCCACACGGGCGAGCGCCCGCACACCTGCGACACCTGCGGCAAGGGCTTCGCCCAGGCCACCAACCTGCGGCAGCACCTGCGGGTGCACACGGGCGAGCGGCCGTACACCTGCGCCACCTGTGGCAAGAGCTTCACGCACTCGTCCAACCTGCACCTGCACCGGCGCACGCACTCGGCGGCgcggcccttccgctgccccacCTGTCCCAAGGCCTTCGTCATGGCCGCCTACCTGCAGAGACACCTGCGCACGcacggccccgccccgcgccgcgcaCCTGGCGGCGCCACGCCTGGCGCCGCCGCACCTGTGCCCGCCGGCGCTTACCTGGtgctgcccggccccggcggcgcctCCCCGCGcaaggtgctgctggtggcGGCCACGCCCGGGCACGCCCGGCCGCACCTGGCGCAGGTGGGCAGGGGGCAGCGCACCTGGCAGAGCGTCCTGCTCCTACCTGgggcggggagggaggggacGGCAGCGGGGCTGCGGCTACAGGTGGCTGaggtggcaggggtggcaggtgtgacaggtgtgacaggtgtgacaggtgtgacaggtgtgacaggggtgacaggtgtgacaggggtgacaggtgtgacaggtgtaGGGgtgacaggtgtgacaggtgcAGGTGTGACAGGTATGACAGGTGTTggtgtcacaggtgtcacaggggtcccaggtgTGGCAGGGCTTACAGGTATGACAGGTGTTACAAGTCCTGGTGTGACAGGTATGACAGGTGTTGGTGTcccaggtgtgacaggtgtAGGTGTGACAGGGGTCACAGGTGTCACAGGGCTTACAGGTGTGGCAGGTGTAGGTGTggcaggtgtgacaggtgtgacaggtgtccagctccaggtgctgccagtGGCCACAGAGGTCACCAGTGTGCAAGGTGGGGAGctgacaggtgtgacaggtgtaGGTGTGACAGGGGTGACAGGGGTGACAGGTGTAACAGGGGTcccaggtgtgacaggtgtAGGTGTAACAGGGGTCCCAGGTGTAGGTGTAACAAGTGTGACAGGTGTAGGTATGACAGGTGTGACAGGCGTGACAAATGCAGGTGTGAGAGGTGTAGGTGTggcaggtgtgacaggtgtgacaaatgcaggtgtgacaggtctcacaggtgtgacaggtgtgacaggtctcacaggtgtgacaggtgtgacaggggtgcagctccaggtgctcccagtGCCTTCAGAAGTCACCAGCGtccagctccaggcaggtgAGGTCACCAACGTCCAGCTCCAGGTGTTGCCACCGCCACCTCCTGGTGCCACCAATgtccagctccaggtgctgccgGCACCACCTGAGGTCACCAacgtccagctctgcacaggtgAGGTGGCCAATGTCCAGCTCCAGGTGTTGCCACCACCACCCCCAGGTGGCACAGgtgtgcagctccaggcaggtgAGGTGACCAATGTCCAGCTCCAGGTGTTGCCACCACCACCTGAGGTGGCCAACGTGCAGCTCCAGGTGTTGCCACCACCCCCAGGTGGCACAGgtgtgcagctgcaggcaggtgaGGTGACCAATGTCCAGCTCCAGGCGCTGCCGCTGTCCTCAGGTGTCACCAACGTGCAGCTCCAGGTGTTGCCACCACCTGCGGGTGGCACCAATGTCCAGCTCCAGACAGGTGAGGTGGCCAATGTCCAGCTCCAGGTGTTGCCACCACTTGCAGGTGGCACAGGTGTCCAGCTCCAGGCCACTGAGCTGCCCAGTGTCCACCTGGAGACCACAGAGGTGACCGATGTCCACCTGGACATCTCAGAG GTGCCCAGTGCACACCTGGAACCCACCCAGATGACCGATGTCCACCTGGGGACCACGGAGGTGACCGATGTCCACCTGGAGACATCGGGGGTGACCAACGGCCACCTGGACACCACAGAACTGCCCAGTGTTCACCTGAAGACCTCAGAGATGACCAATGGCCACCTGGACACCACGGAAGTGACCGATGTCCACCTGGAGACCATGGAAGTGACCAATGTCCACCTGGAACCCACAGAGGTGACCAATGGCCACGTGGACGTGTCCGAGGTGACCGATGTCTACCTGGAGACCTCAGAGGTGACCGATGTCCACCAGCAGACCACGGAGGTGACCGATGTCCACCTGGACACCACAGAAGTGAACGATGTCCACCTGGACACCATGGAAGTTACCGATGTCCACCTGGAGACCTCAGAGGTGACCAAAGGCCACCTGGACACCAGGGAAGTGACCGATGTCCACCTGGACACCAATGAGATGACCGATGCCCACCTGGACACCATGGAGGTGACCGATGTCCACCTGGAGACCTCAGAGATGACCGATGGCCACCTGGAACCCACCCAGATGACCGATGTCCACCTGGACACCACGGAGGTGACCGATGTCCACCTGGCAACCTCAGAACTGCCCAGCGTTCACCTGGAGACCTCAGAGGTGCCCAATGTCCACCTGGAGACCATGGAGgaggtgcccagtgcccacctggACACCTCAGAActgcccagtgcccacctggACATGTCAgaggtgcccagtgcccacctggaagtgcccagtgcccacctggACATGTCAgaggtgcccagtgcccacctggaagtgcccagtgcccacctggACGTGTCAGAGGTGCCCAATGCCCACCTGGaagtgcccagtgcccacctggACATGTCAgaggtgcccagtgcccacctggaagtgcccagtgcccacctggAGACCCCTGAGGAGGTGCCCGGTGCCCACCTGGACACGTCAAAGGTGCCAGGTGCTCACCTGGAGCCCACAGAGGTGCACCTGGAACCCCCCTAG